A genomic region of Jeotgalibaca ciconiae contains the following coding sequences:
- a CDS encoding PTS fructose transporter subunit IIABC, giving the protein MKINDVLLKELMIMDLKSTTKEGVLDEMIASLLDNDIINDREVFKEGIIAREAQSSTGLGEGIAMPHAKNNAVQQPAVVFAKSSAGVDYDSLDGQPAHLFFMIAAPEGANNVHLEVLASLSRQLINPDLLAQLKAATTPEEVQQIFSAAEESREEEERQEQANKTTIEDAKKPFVVAVTACPTGIAHTYMAEDALKKKAAEMGVDIRVETNGSEGAKNILTAAEIEQASAVIIAAGKKVSLDRFNGKHVLQRPVSDGINKAEELINKAVNQQAPILSVDVDASKSDDEEDNQSVFGNLYKDLMNGISHMLPFVVGGGIILAISFLFESSFGSDSVLFESFNTIGSTAFNFLIPILAGYIAYSIADRPGLLPGMAGGLMAVNQNAGFLGGLVAGFMAGYVVHVLKRLFRKVPKTLEGLKPILLYPVFGLLITGLLMFFIIGPVFSGINTAMLNFLENMGTGNTVLLGALLGGMMAIDMGGPFNKAAYAFSIGIFTDTGDGAWMAAVMAGGMIPPLAIGLATLVFKDKFTDAERQSGISNFVLGISFITEGAIPFAAADPLRVITSSIVGSAIAGGLTQLWNVAIPAPHGGIFVIGLAENPLMFLLTLVIGMVISATILGLWKNKTVKEEITLE; this is encoded by the coding sequence TTCTATTAAAAGAGCTCATGATTATGGATTTAAAGTCAACCACCAAAGAAGGTGTGTTAGATGAGATGATTGCTAGTTTATTAGATAATGACATTATCAATGACCGAGAAGTTTTTAAAGAAGGGATCATTGCAAGAGAGGCTCAATCTTCTACGGGATTGGGTGAAGGAATTGCGATGCCGCATGCTAAAAATAATGCTGTACAACAACCAGCAGTTGTTTTTGCAAAAAGTTCTGCAGGAGTAGACTATGATTCTCTAGACGGACAGCCAGCACACTTATTCTTTATGATTGCGGCACCGGAAGGAGCAAACAATGTCCACTTAGAAGTGTTGGCTTCCTTATCTCGTCAATTAATCAATCCAGATTTATTGGCACAGCTTAAAGCAGCAACAACCCCAGAAGAAGTGCAACAAATTTTCAGTGCTGCAGAAGAGAGTCGTGAAGAAGAGGAGCGTCAAGAGCAAGCAAACAAAACAACAATCGAAGACGCTAAAAAGCCATTTGTAGTTGCTGTCACAGCTTGTCCGACAGGTATTGCACATACGTATATGGCAGAAGATGCTTTGAAGAAAAAAGCTGCTGAAATGGGTGTTGACATTCGTGTAGAAACGAATGGCTCTGAAGGAGCTAAAAATATTTTAACTGCTGCAGAAATTGAACAAGCATCCGCAGTAATCATTGCTGCTGGTAAAAAAGTTTCTTTGGATCGTTTCAATGGAAAACACGTTTTACAACGTCCGGTAAGTGATGGCATCAACAAAGCGGAAGAGCTTATTAATAAAGCTGTGAACCAACAAGCTCCAATTCTAAGTGTGGACGTTGATGCAAGCAAATCGGATGACGAAGAAGATAACCAATCAGTATTTGGTAACTTGTATAAAGATTTGATGAACGGAATTTCTCATATGCTTCCATTTGTGGTAGGTGGAGGGATTATCCTGGCGATTTCTTTCTTATTTGAAAGCAGCTTCGGTAGTGATAGTGTCTTGTTCGAATCGTTTAATACAATTGGAAGTACCGCGTTCAATTTCTTGATTCCAATTCTTGCTGGATATATTGCCTATAGTATTGCTGACCGTCCTGGGTTATTACCGGGTATGGCAGGCGGGTTGATGGCGGTAAATCAAAATGCAGGTTTCCTTGGCGGTTTAGTTGCTGGTTTTATGGCAGGATATGTTGTTCATGTATTAAAGCGTCTATTTAGAAAAGTACCAAAAACGCTTGAAGGATTGAAGCCGATTTTACTTTACCCAGTATTTGGCCTTCTGATAACAGGTTTGTTGATGTTCTTCATCATTGGACCAGTATTCTCTGGAATTAATACCGCAATGTTGAATTTCTTAGAAAATATGGGTACAGGGAACACAGTGTTGCTAGGAGCGTTGTTAGGCGGCATGATGGCAATCGATATGGGTGGTCCGTTTAATAAAGCAGCCTATGCCTTCTCTATTGGAATTTTCACGGATACAGGCGATGGAGCTTGGATGGCTGCTGTTATGGCTGGCGGAATGATTCCTCCTTTGGCAATTGGTTTAGCTACTCTGGTATTCAAAGATAAATTTACGGATGCAGAAAGACAATCGGGTATTTCAAACTTTGTACTAGGAATTTCCTTTATTACGGAAGGTGCAATTCCATTTGCAGCTGCAGATCCTCTACGCGTAATTACTTCTTCTATCGTTGGTTCAGCAATAGCAGGTGGATTAACGCAATTGTGGAATGTAGCAATTCCAGCTCCACACGGTGGTATCTTTGTGATTGGATTAGCTGAAAATCCTCTTATGTTCTTACTAACATTAGTAATTGGGATGGTTATCTCAGCAACGATTCTAGGACTGTGGAAAAATAAAACAGTCAAAGAAGAAATCACTTTAGAATAA
- a CDS encoding sugar transferase yields MNHQEEWTKARKFFIMVIELLLFIGSLLLSFRLRYGPDIPYRNMEAFKGSIVYVSIGFVIVSILFGTYILYNKSISDFLFITIIGQFVVSLYIMALTFAGRWLAFPRSVILINFFVGCLILFLWRLVVFKTYQKLSGSKRVMIVGMEKEVFAAVDNFSNTKSIRHIVSHVVLSDYYENVRENLNEIDIVYLASQIEESEKLRIYDLLMRQDKKFFLNTSFENLVMVNPNMMNIEDESIIEVSPFRIASEDGIIKRLIDILFSLFLIIISSPIMLVAAILVKRSSEGPILYRQTRITKEGREFEILKFRSMGVTAEQESGPVLATSNDVRVTPVGKYLRSLRIDELPQLFNVLKGDMSIVGPRPERPFFVEQFEKMNPHYYLRHNVRAGITGYAQVYGKYASDFNSKLNFDLIYIKEYSLILDLKIMLQTVKILFDKVSSRGLDEAEHTIHSEEELVSKGIKVIH; encoded by the coding sequence GTGAATCACCAAGAGGAATGGACCAAAGCACGAAAATTCTTCATTATGGTTATTGAATTACTGCTATTCATCGGTTCATTATTATTATCATTCCGTTTAAGGTATGGACCGGATATTCCATATCGCAACATGGAAGCTTTTAAAGGCAGTATCGTGTATGTTTCGATTGGATTTGTTATTGTGAGCATCCTTTTTGGAACCTACATCCTTTATAATAAATCGATAAGTGACTTCTTATTTATTACCATTATCGGACAATTTGTAGTGTCACTCTATATTATGGCACTCACTTTCGCAGGAAGATGGCTGGCATTTCCGCGTTCAGTAATCTTAATCAACTTTTTTGTTGGATGCCTGATCTTGTTTTTGTGGAGATTAGTTGTTTTTAAAACTTACCAAAAATTAAGTGGAAGCAAAAGAGTCATGATTGTTGGAATGGAAAAAGAAGTTTTTGCTGCAGTAGATAACTTTTCAAACACAAAAAGTATTCGTCACATTGTTTCGCATGTCGTTCTTTCTGATTATTATGAAAATGTGCGAGAAAATCTCAATGAAATCGATATTGTCTATCTAGCAAGCCAGATTGAAGAGTCTGAAAAATTACGTATTTACGATCTGCTGATGCGCCAAGATAAAAAATTCTTTTTAAATACAAGTTTTGAGAATTTAGTAATGGTTAATCCGAATATGATGAACATCGAAGATGAAAGCATTATTGAGGTATCGCCATTCAGAATTGCATCGGAAGATGGTATCATAAAGCGTTTGATTGATATTCTTTTTTCTCTTTTCTTGATTATTATCAGCTCACCAATCATGTTGGTTGCTGCGATCTTAGTGAAGAGAAGCTCGGAAGGGCCTATTTTATATCGTCAGACTCGTATTACGAAAGAAGGAAGAGAATTTGAAATCTTGAAATTCCGTAGTATGGGCGTCACGGCAGAGCAAGAGTCAGGGCCAGTATTAGCGACAAGTAACGATGTACGGGTTACGCCGGTAGGGAAGTATTTACGTTCATTACGTATTGACGAATTACCTCAACTATTCAACGTTCTTAAGGGGGATATGTCGATTGTAGGGCCGCGCCCTGAACGACCATTTTTTGTAGAACAATTTGAAAAAATGAATCCTCATTATTATTTACGCCATAACGTTCGCGCCGGGATTACTGGATACGCACAAGTATATGGAAAATATGCTTCTGACTTTAATAGTAAATTAAATTTCGACTTAATTTATATTAAAGAATATTCTTTGATTCTAGACTTGAAGATTATGTTACAGACAGTGAAGATTTTATTCGACAAAGTAAGCTCTCGTGGACTAGATGAAGCGGAGCATACGATTCATTCGGAAGAAGAGTTAGTTTCAAAAGGAATCAAAGTGATTCATTAA
- a CDS encoding AraC family transcriptional regulator, translating to MNILFEHRLNELQVHKTKELSFPPHLHSEIEVLVVTKGSITIINEGEMRQIHKGQTAIIFPNSIHEYVKQSSGEMVMYIVNTQIVPEFHAIFSNKLPVDFVIDTQKIETQLTEINQYFLGFRQTKAEMLSRAYLHLFFALLLNNLPLHSRPKTQAPSTVVQVIRYVSEHFTEPLDLQSVASEVGCSVYTVSRIFSHKIKIGFRNYLNQMRVDYSRRLLRETDLKIVDIALECGFETLRSFNRAFTRTYNQTPSEYRQR from the coding sequence ATGAATATTCTTTTTGAACATCGATTAAATGAGCTTCAGGTTCACAAAACAAAAGAACTTTCATTCCCACCACATCTGCACAGTGAGATTGAAGTTCTGGTTGTGACAAAAGGGAGTATTACCATCATAAACGAAGGAGAAATGCGACAGATCCATAAGGGACAAACAGCAATCATCTTTCCTAACAGTATCCATGAATATGTCAAACAAAGCAGTGGTGAAATGGTTATGTATATTGTGAATACGCAAATTGTTCCAGAATTTCATGCTATTTTTTCCAATAAGCTGCCTGTCGACTTCGTCATTGATACACAGAAAATCGAAACACAGCTGACGGAAATCAACCAGTATTTTTTAGGCTTCAGGCAAACGAAAGCAGAAATGTTATCAAGGGCTTATCTTCATTTATTTTTCGCTCTTTTATTAAATAATTTGCCTCTTCATTCTCGCCCTAAAACGCAAGCACCTTCAACTGTCGTGCAAGTTATTCGCTATGTTTCCGAGCATTTTACCGAGCCACTCGATTTACAATCAGTAGCATCGGAAGTTGGTTGCAGCGTCTACACCGTCTCCCGGATTTTTTCTCATAAAATAAAAATTGGTTTCCGCAATTACCTTAATCAAATGCGAGTCGATTATTCGCGGCGCCTGTTACGAGAAACAGATTTAAAAATCGTGGACATCGCCCTAGAATGCGGTTTTGAAACGCTGCGCTCTTTTAACCGGGCCTTCACAAGAACCTACAACCAAACTCCCAGTGAATACAGACAAAGATAG
- a CDS encoding Gfo/Idh/MocA family protein — protein MKKQAVIVGYGGMGAWHHKALQEIGKIDVIGIYDIREEVFEKAAKQNLTIFQNFQAVLESSAEIIIIATPNDSHKDYCISALEAGKHVVCEKPVTLSVKDLEEIIAVSQNSAGIFTVHQNRRWDTDFRIVQKILSENIIDTPYFIESRVNGSSVFLHGWRDFKVNGGGMLYDWGVHLIDQLLLLTPAKVTSVTAHVKSVFSEEVDDNVKLLLGFSDGLSVLVEIATNCFIPFPRWHLSGKAGTAIIDNWEGEGKIIQLLEGSNPTWSNEIVYTAAGPTRTMAPRAKKTVQEVPLPMVEKYDKGFQHNFYSAEHFYSNLVDAINGKEEQFVKEDQILRVLKVIEAAFESAEIQDRILCTI, from the coding sequence ATGAAGAAGCAAGCAGTGATTGTAGGGTATGGTGGAATGGGAGCATGGCACCATAAAGCTCTTCAAGAAATTGGAAAAATAGATGTAATAGGAATCTACGATATCAGAGAAGAAGTTTTTGAGAAAGCAGCAAAGCAAAATTTGACTATCTTTCAGAATTTCCAAGCTGTTCTAGAAAGTTCGGCTGAAATTATTATTATTGCCACTCCTAATGACTCCCATAAAGATTATTGTATTTCAGCATTGGAAGCAGGTAAGCATGTTGTTTGTGAAAAACCAGTAACGTTGTCAGTAAAGGACTTAGAAGAAATTATTGCAGTCAGTCAAAACTCAGCTGGTATTTTTACCGTGCACCAAAATCGACGATGGGATACAGACTTTCGAATTGTCCAAAAAATCCTTTCGGAGAATATCATCGATACCCCTTATTTTATTGAGAGTCGTGTAAATGGTTCGAGTGTATTTCTTCATGGTTGGCGTGACTTTAAAGTAAATGGCGGTGGAATGCTTTACGATTGGGGCGTTCATTTAATTGATCAATTATTGCTATTGACGCCCGCTAAGGTAACGTCGGTAACGGCACATGTTAAGAGCGTCTTTTCGGAAGAGGTAGACGATAATGTAAAACTATTATTAGGTTTTTCGGATGGATTGAGCGTTCTGGTTGAGATTGCGACCAATTGTTTTATTCCTTTTCCGCGTTGGCATCTTTCCGGAAAAGCTGGCACAGCCATTATCGACAATTGGGAAGGTGAAGGGAAAATTATCCAATTGTTGGAAGGAAGTAACCCTACTTGGAGTAACGAAATTGTTTATACTGCAGCGGGGCCGACGAGAACAATGGCGCCGAGAGCAAAGAAAACAGTTCAAGAAGTTCCCTTACCAATGGTTGAAAAGTATGATAAAGGATTTCAACATAATTTTTATTCTGCTGAGCATTTTTATTCGAACTTAGTAGATGCAATTAATGGGAAAGAGGAGCAATTTGTTAAGGAAGATCAAATACTACGCGTTTTAAAAGTAATCGAAGCAGCCTTTGAGTCTGCTGAAATCCAAGACAGAATATTATGTACGATATAA
- a CDS encoding ThuA domain-containing protein: MKKALIIQGGWDGHEPQLTSKRFAKMLTDTQEWTVQIEDTLSCLDDFDWLSEHDLLVACWTMGEISMTQSQNVSKAVGKGMGLAGCHGGMCDSFRQDTEWQFMTGGQWVSHPGGDNIHYVVNVIPNSSPITSGLEDFEVCSEQYYVHIDPAIEVLATTRFPHPDVPYYHVSNKQVDIPVAWTKFWGNGRIFYQSLGHHDDVFDKSPTAHQLMRNGLLWAGDSKEYAVTHGLTTERFENDAKMY, from the coding sequence ATGAAAAAAGCGTTAATTATTCAAGGTGGATGGGATGGTCATGAACCGCAACTAACGAGCAAACGTTTTGCCAAAATGTTGACTGATACCCAAGAATGGACCGTTCAGATAGAAGATACCTTAAGTTGTTTGGATGATTTTGATTGGTTAAGCGAGCATGATTTATTAGTTGCTTGTTGGACAATGGGAGAAATCAGCATGACCCAATCACAAAATGTATCCAAGGCAGTGGGAAAAGGAATGGGATTGGCGGGCTGCCATGGTGGAATGTGCGATTCTTTTAGGCAAGATACAGAGTGGCAATTCATGACTGGCGGACAATGGGTTTCGCACCCAGGGGGAGACAATATTCATTATGTAGTAAATGTTATTCCGAATTCCAGTCCGATCACTTCCGGATTAGAAGATTTCGAAGTATGCAGTGAGCAATATTATGTTCATATTGATCCAGCAATCGAGGTTTTGGCAACGACACGTTTTCCCCATCCAGATGTTCCTTACTATCATGTATCGAATAAACAGGTTGACATTCCAGTTGCTTGGACGAAATTCTGGGGAAATGGCCGCATTTTTTATCAATCCTTAGGGCATCACGATGATGTGTTTGATAAATCACCTACCGCCCATCAATTGATGAGAAATGGCTTGTTATGGGCTGGAGACAGTAAAGAATATGCTGTTACTCATGGGTTGACAACGGAGCGCTTCGAAAACGACGCGAAAATGTACTAA
- a CDS encoding Gfo/Idh/MocA family protein, which produces MARTRIAFVGVGDISGIYLQNLTTVFKKEIEIVGLCDLIRSKAEDAAEKYQVERIYEDMAEVFADETVDIVLNLTRPNEHYAVTKAALEAGKAVYSEKPLASTFEDGQELLALAKERNLAVGGAPDTFLGSGIQTCKKLIDSGIIGTPIGFTASMICRGHESWHPGPAFYYQFGGGPMMDMGPYYVTALVALLGQVKTVTAVTKSAFPERLITSEPLSGTTVEVEVPTFVSGIMEMEGGATGTLFTTFDCYDEEQASITIYGSEGTLKVPDPNTFGGPVYLLTKQSKQYKEIPLLFDYTENSRGIGLVDMANGMKEGTKIRADISQTYHVLEVMTAFQRSSDQGSRVDIRSKI; this is translated from the coding sequence ATGGCAAGAACCAGGATAGCATTTGTAGGTGTGGGCGATATTAGCGGCATCTATTTACAGAATTTGACAACCGTATTTAAAAAAGAAATCGAAATAGTTGGTTTATGTGATTTAATTCGTAGTAAAGCAGAAGATGCAGCAGAAAAATATCAAGTCGAAAGAATATACGAAGATATGGCAGAAGTCTTTGCCGATGAAACGGTGGATATTGTTTTAAATCTGACTCGCCCAAACGAACACTACGCTGTAACCAAAGCGGCTTTAGAAGCGGGGAAAGCTGTGTACTCTGAAAAACCACTGGCATCTACTTTTGAAGATGGCCAAGAATTACTCGCATTAGCGAAAGAGAGAAACCTTGCAGTGGGAGGCGCGCCGGATACGTTTTTAGGCTCCGGAATCCAAACATGTAAAAAATTGATTGATTCAGGAATCATCGGTACCCCAATCGGATTTACTGCGTCGATGATTTGTCGGGGGCATGAAAGTTGGCATCCAGGACCTGCTTTTTACTATCAATTTGGTGGGGGGCCAATGATGGATATGGGGCCGTATTATGTGACCGCCTTAGTAGCGTTACTCGGTCAAGTAAAAACAGTAACAGCAGTAACAAAGTCAGCCTTCCCAGAGCGTTTGATAACGAGTGAACCATTATCCGGCACAACGGTGGAAGTGGAAGTCCCTACTTTTGTTTCCGGAATAATGGAAATGGAAGGCGGCGCGACCGGCACACTCTTTACTACTTTTGACTGCTATGATGAGGAGCAGGCAAGCATCACCATATACGGGTCAGAAGGAACCTTGAAAGTTCCAGATCCCAATACTTTTGGCGGACCGGTGTACTTGTTAACCAAACAGAGCAAGCAATATAAAGAAATCCCGCTTTTATTTGATTATACGGAAAATTCACGCGGAATCGGCTTAGTTGATATGGCAAACGGCATGAAAGAAGGTACGAAAATTAGAGCGGACATTTCGCAAACCTATCATGTTTTAGAAGTGATGACTGCTTTCCAAAGGAGCAGTGATCAAGGAAGCAGAGTGGACATTCGGTCAAAAATATAA
- a CDS encoding nicotinate phosphoribosyltransferase, whose protein sequence is MGERYSDDSLALHTDLYQINMMKTYWDEGITEKHAVFELYFRRNPFKNGYAIFAGLERLVSYIKNLRFSKTDIDYLRETQNYPEAFLDYLSNFRFRGSIRSAVEGELVFANEPIVQVEGPLAQCQLVETALLNIVNFQTLIATKAARLRYVSEEDTLMEFGSRRAQEMDASLWGARAAFVGGFDATSNVRAGKLFGIPAVGTHAHSLVQVYRDDYEAFLAYAKTHKDCVFLVDTYDTLRSGVPAAIRVAKEMGDQINFLGVRIDSGDMAYQSKKIRQQLDDAGFPNAKIYASNDLDEMTILNLKMQGAKIDVWGVGTNLITAYDQPALGAVYKIVSIEDENGQMVDTLKISSNAEKVSTPGRKQVWRITRRKDGKSEGDYVALWEERPDQAEELFMFHPTYTYINKTITDFDARPILQEIFTDGELVYELPTIEAIKDYSTEKKDALWDEYKRILNPEDYPVDLSQKAWDHKMDTINQIKKTIRKDDLVF, encoded by the coding sequence GTGGGAGAAAGATACAGTGACGACAGTCTAGCATTACACACAGATCTCTATCAAATAAATATGATGAAAACCTATTGGGATGAAGGAATAACTGAAAAACATGCTGTTTTTGAGCTTTATTTCCGTAGAAACCCATTTAAAAATGGCTATGCAATTTTTGCGGGCTTAGAAAGATTAGTAAGTTATATAAAAAATCTTCGTTTTTCTAAAACAGATATTGATTATTTAAGAGAGACACAAAACTATCCGGAAGCATTTTTAGATTATTTAAGCAATTTTCGTTTTAGGGGCAGTATCCGTTCTGCTGTAGAAGGTGAATTAGTTTTTGCCAATGAACCGATTGTTCAAGTGGAGGGACCGTTGGCACAATGTCAATTAGTCGAGACAGCATTGTTGAATATTGTAAACTTCCAAACGTTAATTGCAACAAAAGCAGCTCGCCTGCGCTACGTTTCGGAAGAAGATACATTAATGGAATTTGGTTCTAGAAGGGCGCAAGAAATGGATGCCTCTCTTTGGGGAGCTCGTGCTGCTTTTGTAGGAGGATTTGATGCTACTTCTAATGTTCGCGCAGGAAAGCTCTTTGGCATTCCAGCAGTCGGTACACACGCGCACTCGCTTGTGCAAGTTTACCGGGATGATTATGAAGCGTTTCTAGCATATGCAAAAACACATAAAGATTGTGTTTTCTTAGTCGATACTTATGACACATTACGTTCCGGCGTGCCTGCTGCGATTCGTGTCGCAAAGGAAATGGGCGACCAAATTAATTTCTTGGGTGTACGGATTGACAGCGGAGATATGGCTTATCAATCGAAAAAAATTAGGCAACAACTTGATGACGCCGGCTTTCCAAATGCAAAAATTTACGCATCCAATGATTTAGATGAAATGACGATTCTGAACTTGAAAATGCAAGGAGCAAAAATAGATGTTTGGGGTGTTGGAACGAACCTGATAACTGCTTATGATCAACCAGCGCTAGGAGCTGTTTATAAAATCGTCAGTATTGAAGATGAAAATGGGCAAATGGTGGATACATTAAAAATATCAAGTAACGCAGAAAAAGTTTCTACGCCGGGCCGCAAGCAAGTATGGCGGATTACACGTCGCAAAGATGGGAAGTCTGAAGGGGATTACGTAGCACTTTGGGAAGAACGACCTGATCAAGCAGAAGAACTCTTTATGTTCCATCCAACATACACTTACATTAATAAAACAATTACTGATTTTGATGCTCGTCCAATCTTGCAAGAAATTTTCACGGATGGAGAGCTCGTATATGAATTGCCTACAATAGAAGCAATCAAAGACTATTCAACCGAGAAAAAAGATGCCTTGTGGGATGAATACAAACGAATCCTTAATCCAGAAGATTATCCAGTCGATCTTTCACAGAAAGCATGGGACCACAAAATGGATACGATTAACCAGATTAAAAAAACAATCCGTAAAGACGATCTTGTATTTTAA
- the nadE gene encoding ammonia-dependent NAD(+) synthetase: protein MRPLQKQIIDDLKVKNQINPNEEIRNSINFMKEYLKAHPFLQTLVLGISGGQDSTLAGKLAQLAIEELREETGNDSFRFIAVKLPYGKQFDASDVTDALDFINPDQIVSVNIKNATDAIVSAMETDSFSINDFNKGNIKARQRMIVQYAVAGEVNGAVIGTDHAAESVTGFFTKFGDGAADIVPLWRLNKRQGKQMLKALNCPVHLYEKIPTADLEENRPALPDEAALGVSYEAIDDFLEGKDVGEKDAQVIEKWYLRTQHKRHLPITIYDDFWIS from the coding sequence ATGCGTCCTTTACAAAAACAAATTATTGACGATTTAAAAGTAAAAAATCAGATCAATCCAAATGAAGAAATAAGAAATAGCATTAACTTTATGAAAGAGTACCTGAAGGCTCACCCATTTTTACAAACATTGGTTTTAGGCATCAGTGGCGGGCAAGATTCTACATTGGCAGGAAAGTTAGCACAACTTGCGATAGAAGAACTGCGCGAAGAAACAGGCAATGATTCCTTTCGTTTTATTGCTGTAAAACTACCTTACGGAAAACAATTTGATGCATCAGATGTTACGGATGCACTTGATTTTATCAACCCAGATCAAATCGTTTCTGTGAATATAAAAAATGCGACGGACGCTATCGTGTCTGCTATGGAAACAGATAGCTTCTCCATCAATGATTTTAACAAAGGAAACATTAAAGCACGTCAAAGAATGATTGTTCAGTATGCAGTTGCTGGTGAAGTAAATGGAGCAGTTATTGGTACAGACCATGCTGCAGAATCTGTTACAGGATTTTTCACAAAGTTTGGTGATGGAGCAGCGGATATTGTTCCATTATGGCGATTAAACAAGCGGCAAGGAAAGCAAATGTTAAAAGCTTTAAATTGTCCCGTTCATTTATATGAAAAAATACCGACTGCAGATTTAGAAGAAAATCGTCCGGCATTACCAGATGAAGCCGCTTTGGGTGTTTCTTATGAAGCGATTGACGACTTTTTAGAAGGAAAAGATGTTGGCGAGAAAGATGCGCAAGTAATTGAAAAATGGTATTTGCGTACCCAACACAAGCGTCATTTACCAATTACTATTTACGATGACTTCTGGATTAGTTAG